Below is a window of Neodiprion virginianus isolate iyNeoVirg1 chromosome 4, iyNeoVirg1.1, whole genome shotgun sequence DNA.
CCAGATGCTTGACAACGCTACAGATGAGTTTCTCTTCCGTAGATACACAGTGCAGTAATAAATCCAGTCTTCCTTCCATCTGATTGAGTGCAGCTTTTCTACTCTGCTGATTGCAAATAACTACAGCCTCATTTACCAGATACGTAACAAGATTTAGTAACTGCTTTTCAGACAGAAGTAGAATATCTTCAGGGATGTAGTGTTTTGGAGTGAATTTATCCCTGCCTTGCCAGAGCTTTGGGTTACAAGTCAACGCCCACAAAAAGTCGAGAACGGCAGTTGGATCGTACCTGGCAGAGAAAAATTATGGATATAGGAATGAGAATTGAGATTCTTACAGATGATAaagatgtgaaaatttgatctTATTTGAGATTGATAAAGAAATCCGCTTACACATTGTCACACTTGTCGAGTAAGTGTCCTACACACTTGTGAAGCGTAGCCCAACTTGCTCTATGAGTCAACAATGTCAACAAGTAGGGCCTACAAGCGTGCGAACTGACGACACTATTGTCAGTTTTAACCTTCACTGCAGTCTTGGCGaacaataatttcatttgaagaTTTGTACATGTTCCAAGTAGTTCTGGCTCAACTGCAGCCAGCCAGTCAATAAGGAGGCCGGTTCGAGGTTTTATAACACCTTCGTTACTATCGGAAACAAGAAGCTTGGCCATGGCTTCGACTAGAACGTCATTGTTCTGTTGCTTCAGGCATTTGTCCAAAAGTTTGCGTCCGACGCGTTCCAAATTCAACTGATCCATATTTCCCAGTATAGTTAGCGGGTCGCGATTTTTCGTCAGAGCTGCGAGTTCTTTGCGCTGGTGATCCTTGCTCGATTGCATGTTGGCAAAGTCCTTTAATATACACAAAATAGGTGCCTTTATATCCCCCATCAATGAGATCAAATTCAAGCACATGTTACGTCCAAGGTCAAATACATGCTGGGGAGTAGACGGTTTTTTTAGTGGTGACAAAATAATGCGCATCAAAGTGCACGAGAACTGTGTCATAAGAATGAGCGATGCCAAGAACTGTTCAACTTGCATGGAGCTTAAAACGCTGCATATATGTTGAATTGCAAGAACAACAGTTCCGTTTTGATTAACAGGATTCTGCAGATCCCCTGTTAAAATCTTGTGCAATCTTCGATAAGCATCAACCTTTTGATTGGTGGAtatattttcgatgaaaagTCTATTGATAAGATGAGGCACTTCAGTTTTAACCGAGCACTGTATCAACGACTGTTTTTGCACCATCGCACTGGGCGGTAAGCGTATTTgtagtttttcaaatacgAACTGACTCTCGTCAGGCAACGGCGGTTCAACAAGCTGCAAAACTTGCACAAAGACCAGGCCTCCAGTTGCACCCCTTCTATGTTGAACTTCAACTAATTGTGCCATGTAAGTTTTGTCTAAAACAGCCTCGCCAACCGAACTCGGATCAATCTGTACCGCTGCATCAAGGGTGTGCAACAATTTGCTCATAGAACAGACCGGGATTCCAAAGCTTTGAATGAACAATACCAGCTGAGGAGGCTCCAAGTCTTTCAAAGCAGCGTCAACCAGACGGGGGACATTGCTTCTAATCATCCTTAACTTTAGCCAATCAGGAATCAAGAGGGCTTCTTCACTAGTGTCAACGAGAAACGCTTTGGGCGGTTCGTTCTTCTCTGGAAACCAGGTTTCCAGTAATTCATTAAACAATCCTGGATCGTCTGACGGGTCATAAGTCAGTAAGATGATCATGGCGTGAACGACTAGAATGTGCATGGTACACTCTTCTCCGGTATTCCACTGAACAAGTATTTGATCCTGACTTTCGGACCAAGTATATCCCTCGCCTCTCGGCGCTCTAGCCTTTTGAAggtaattacaaaatattgcCATAAAAGCGTGCAGTGTCTGCTTAGATTGTATGCTCTCATTGTCTGGTTGCGGTAAGATGGCGGCTATAATCGTACTTCGTTCAACGACTAGTTGCGAAATTTCATTCACCAGATCAATTAGTTCCGTGAGATCATCGTCCAGTGTATGCACAGCTAGGTATGCTATGTATGCTCGCACTAAATCCGGGCAGTTTTCAACTTGACAAGCGCCACGCAGTGCTGTAGAAACTAACGAGCGAACAGACAGGAAGTAAGGGATGGAAGGCAGCTTGCGCAGTAACCATATCTCTCTGTAAAacagaagaaacaaaaaattatttcctgCTACAACATAAGGGGATAGAAAAAATGCCATGCATCATGTACAAATCTCACTTTTCACTCTCGCCTTCAACTTCCATGCTTTCCTCCTCCAGAGGAATAGACCTTAGAACAGTTTCAAGACCAGTGATTGCTTGAGCTCGACTGGCGCTTTGTTGGCTGCTTAATCGTTTCAAAAAGTATTCCAATACTTCGTACGCATGTTGTTGATCCTGAGTCGGATCTGTGAGTAACTTCTGCAGGTGAGCAAGTAGTTGCTGCTGCCTTGGTTGTTTATCGCCTGCTTGAACGCTCGTTGATAATAAAAACTCACAGAGACATTGAACTGGTAATTGGCTCAACGCCCCCTCACTGTTCTGAACAAGATCAGCAAGCCATGGCATGCTCTGAGATGAGCTTTGTTGCTGCCTCTGGATTATGTGCAGCAAAAAGTCAGGCCGTCGTGAGCGACAGAGCAAATGTCCTAGGCGATGAGATACGTTTAGAGACTGCAATTGTTCCAGAACTGCCGGCGGAGGTCTTCTTGCTATTCCGGTCGGATCCATTGTGATTAATTGAGATAATAAAAGACTATTTTGTTCGGAAATTTGCATTCTCGTTGATGCGGCGGCCAAGTGGGTTTCATACTCTAGTATTTTTTGCTTCTCTATCGCCTCTACTTGCAGTTCCTTAGCTCGTTCTTGTTCACTAACTTCAGGTAAGGCCATCGTTGGTGGGGGATATGAAAAGTGGCTGAAACAAACAGGTCATTGCTCAAATTTTTAAgtaaacaaggaaaaaaagatttgAGTTTCGAAAAATGACAAGAATATTTACTTTGTTATACACATTTCCATGAAGGTTTGCAAAATTGGATATCTTTTCCATCCTACTGCACCGAATGAATATGGATTATGGGCTGCCAGTATCAGTAGCATTATCCAACCTTTCCAATACAAATTTGATATAGCCAAGGTTGGTGGTTCGTAACTAAAAAAGCAAAGCATGATTAGAAAGTAAATATCATTTGAAGATTTTGTACTGCTCAGTTCGCAGTGTACGAAAGTATAAAACTTACTCTGGAGGAATATTGATAGAACCTGGTGGTTGATAGACGCAAAGATTGAAAATCAGTTCTATTATGTCCATCTTGTCAGCTGCTAGAGTAGGATAGCTTTCAGAGGAGTTCAAAGCTGCTCGCCTTATCAGTTGATCAGCTACTTCCAAGGTTTCAGAATGTGTTACACCATTTTCctgaaaacaaagaagaaagtaaaaaCATTCCAAATTAATATTGCTTGATTAGGTAGGcctgaataagaaaaataagcttgaaaaaaaaagaaaaaaaaactcacctTAGAAAACCCTATCAGCAGTAATCTTAACAACGTGCTTTGCAGTAGAGGAACGTCTGATACTAAACGAATGTAAAAGACTCGATCTGATTCTGGTGGCCAGTTATCCAGCTTGTAATAATGGTCCGGAGATTCTAACAGCAATATTTTATGCAACGCATGAATTAGCTCGTTCCTTCCAACACTGTACATCTGCGGTGCTAAATTTTGAAGCCAGGAAACAGACTCGTACTGTAAAGTGGCGACCAAGTTTTGAAACTGTTGCAAGAGGGCTACATCTTTTTTGTCACCTCTCTGAGCCAGCAAGGCAGCTTCCTTGACTTGAGGGCTGATGGCCAAAAACATGCACAAGCACAATAAATCAATAATCGATACAAAAACTCTGTCTTTAAACTCGAAGCTGAGCAGCTGCTgcgatatttcttttctttctgcCATCAACGTACGCGCCAATGTGAGCAGATTTATGTCGTGTCTGCATACACGGACTATTTCCCTTAACAATGCCCTTAAAGGTCTTAAATAATCCTCGCGATTCATAAGCaaatcttgaaatatttcggCAAGTAACCTTGCAGCAGCTTCAGGAGCAGCTTGAAACATAACTGCAAGCATCGGCATGTTATTTGGATTTCTAGCACTGGATAACTCATTGTAGATTGTATGTTTCAGAgttgttgataaattttctggGTGGAGGCTTATCAGCTCTCTAACACCGTTCAGATATATGTTGATTACCGCCTTAGTTTTAAGCCTCATTTTCACCAACTGACTTATCACTTCAACGTCTCTTTGTGTGTGCGTTATACAATTGTAACAGACATAACTGAGTAATTCTTGAGCAGGTCTCATAAGCTTGGGATTGTGTAGCCACATTTCTAATTTTGGAACAGCGATGATTCGAATTTCTACAAAGCCGCAAGCAAAGGAGAgtaatttcaaaaagtttctGGTTATTGACTCTGGTTGACGTCTGTTCAATTGTTCTTTTACTGTCTCTAACACAACCAATTCAATGTTTTCTATGCAGTGTGCATATCTGGGCATAACTGGAAActcgattttttctttgtctccGGATAACTGAATAGCAGAGGTGGCGGGGTCGTCATCCTCTAAGGTCGATGGACTGTGACACTCCCTCGGTGTTAATATTGACACATCCGGCTGTAATATACTTTTGGGTGGGTGCCTCGTGTTGAAACCCGTCAAAATGTTATCCACAAATCCTTTACACTCTTCGTTATCTACCCAGACTCGTTCACCCAGTGCATCCTCGATGTAAAGCTGTAAGAATTTATTGGATATGTTAACGTGAAATAATCAAACATGCGTAAATTTACGATTTGGTAAAAGGCAATTAAAGGATATCAGCAATtactttgacaaatatttctGGCCAATTCCTCTTCTCGTGAAAGCCTCTCATCAATAAATTGGCCGCTAGCACTGGTACCAAGGGATTTCCCTTGCTCTTGAAATTATGTGTCTGATCTCGTTTGAGGAGCGACGACAAAGCATGCAGAATACagtcatttgaaaaaatagatgGGCGTATTTTGGCCAAATACATTAAACCCATATAAATTAAAGTGTCTGGCTTCCATCTCTGATTTTTAAGTGTTCTCACAGCTCCACAAACAAGTCCAACAACTTTATCAGCCTCGTCATTTTCACTTGCTTCGAGGACCATCGGGGCTAAATCCGCTGGATCACAATCAATGGCTACACCCTCCCAAGTCTCCGAGCTTAACATTGGAGGCCGAGAATGTGGGACATGTGGAGCcaattttgcttttttctgAGGAATAAGTGACTGCAATGATCCCGGTGGAGCTTCCTTCTTACGATCTGAACCTGCATGAAAATACTCCAATGTAAACGATGCACCACTTGACTGGCTAATTTACGATCCAGAAGTCTTTGCAAATTCATTCTCCCAATCTTATTTTAAAAACACAAGCTATCTTGAGCATTGAGAGTATTAAAGAAAGCTAAGAAGTGTAAATTTTAGTAGCACTGAAAAAAGTCTACCCTCACGATCAATTTCTACTTTCTCAATAATTTTAAGGACTTAGCCGTACTTGAGGTAGAACTCGGGCCTGGCTTCCCATGGATCACACCAGGTCGCTTGGAATCTGTAGCTTCACCTCTGGAACTTTTTGATCCAAGAGCAAACAAGTCTGCGGGATGCTGAGCTATTTTGCTCTTGGCCCCACGGCCTGTTCCAGACTTTACGCGATCCATTTGTTCCTACGTTTTATGCAACGCATAAACTATTTATGCTCTTGATTGATAGTTGTATCTAAATATAGATGCACATctattttaatgaaataaattatgttAAACCATTCAATTATACAAGTGTATATAAGACAATGTTTATGGCGCTTGTTAAGTATGTAAAATTGGTAAGAATGTAATGAGATCAAGCAGGAGAAACAGGAAAATAGAACACAATTTTGAAGCAGTTATAAATTTATGCAGCAAGGAACTGCATAAAATTTGAGAGTAATCAGAAACGTGATACACATATCATTAAATACGGTTTACCGAAGAACGGAGTTCGCAATCTGCGATTGAAATTCTCGCCGCATCTCAACCTAACCTATACGGAGAAAGAAAAGCCGTTTGACACATAATTTAACAGGAAGACaacgtatttaattttttgaacgatGAAGAAGCTTCCATGCTACCACTGGTcttctcaatatattttctaattgGAGTTTTCACTTAAATATTACATCAATATACTTTTGATTTTCCCTTCCTCATTTTTGGAGTTCAAATCACTCGAAAACAGTTGCAGTGTCTGCGGTGCGACTGGGTGCAACACAACCGAATTAAGCGAATTTCTTGACGACTGCAGTAGTGCAGTGTGTATGCAACGCTGTATGCGGGTGCATTTTCACAGGCAGTAAAACGCCGCGGTAGCGAGCAACGCAACGATACGAAAAACTTCCCGTGAAAATGTGTCGACAGGGGCAGCACAACGCCGCCCGACAAGCGCAGCCTTTAGTTGATCGGGTAGTTTATCAGTGGATCTCATTTCCTTTGATATTCGCTTGCAATTCATAAGTCCTATAATTCCGACGCGTAGTTCTGACGTGTTCAGAAGGACGTTATTATTGCCGGGTATCACAAAAAAACGCGTAAGAGAAGGCTAATTGGCACCATCGGAGCCACGGGTCGGAACTACGGAACTCACGAATTGCAAGCGAATATCAACATAAATGAGATTCACTGATAAACCATGTGATCAGTTCACGGCTGCGCTTGTCGGGCAGCGTTTTATTGCCGCTGCCGATACATTTTCACGGTAAGGTCTTCACTTTCTGTAGCAGCGGGGCGCTGCTAGCTGCGATGGCATTAATTTACTGCCCGTGAAAATGCACCCTGCAACGGGTTCTCATCATAAAAGTCTATGGTTCTCAGGCTCTTTCAGGCTCTTTGGCTCTATGAAACGAATGATATGAGAGAGCGCCAACACTCACGGGACACAAGCGACTCGTGCAGGCTGTTCTCTCTAGTTACAGTTTTATGGTGGCCCAGCATGCTGACGTGATCACTGATTCTCCTTCTAGATACTCTCTTCAGTTCGAAGCTTGATCGC
It encodes the following:
- the LOC124302177 gene encoding integrator complex subunit 1, whose amino-acid sequence is MDRVKSGTGRGAKSKIAQHPADLFALGSKSSRGEATDSKRPGVIHGKPGPSSTSSSDRKKEAPPGSLQSLIPQKKAKLAPHVPHSRPPMLSSETWEGVAIDCDPADLAPMVLEASENDEADKVVGLVCGAVRTLKNQRWKPDTLIYMGLMYLAKIRPSIFSNDCILHALSSLLKRDQTHNFKSKGNPLVPVLAANLLMRGFHEKRNWPEIFVKLYIEDALGERVWVDNEECKGFVDNILTGFNTRHPPKSILQPDVSILTPRECHSPSTLEDDDPATSAIQLSGDKEKIEFPVMPRYAHCIENIELVVLETVKEQLNRRQPESITRNFLKLLSFACGFVEIRIIAVPKLEMWLHNPKLMRPAQELLSYVCYNCITHTQRDVEVISQLVKMRLKTKAVINIYLNGVRELISLHPENLSTTLKHTIYNELSSARNPNNMPMLAVMFQAAPEAAARLLAEIFQDLLMNREDYLRPLRALLREIVRVCRHDINLLTLARTLMAERKEISQQLLSFEFKDRVFVSIIDLLCLCMFLAISPQVKEAALLAQRGDKKDVALLQQFQNLVATLQYESVSWLQNLAPQMYSVGRNELIHALHKILLLESPDHYYKLDNWPPESDRVFYIRLVSDVPLLQSTLLRLLLIGFSKENGVTHSETLEVADQLIRRAALNSSESYPTLAADKMDIIELIFNLCVYQPPGSINIPPDYEPPTLAISNLYWKGWIMLLILAAHNPYSFGAVGWKRYPILQTFMEMCITNHFSYPPPTMALPEVSEQERAKELQVEAIEKQKILEYETHLAAASTRMQISEQNSLLLSQLITMDPTGIARRPPPAVLEQLQSLNVSHRLGHLLCRSRRPDFLLHIIQRQQQSSSQSMPWLADLVQNSEGALSQLPVQCLCEFLLSTSVQAGDKQPRQQQLLAHLQKLLTDPTQDQQHAYEVLEYFLKRLSSQQSASRAQAITGLETVLRSIPLEEESMEVEGESEKEIWLLRKLPSIPYFLSVRSLVSTALRGACQVENCPDLVRAYIAYLAVHTLDDDLTELIDLVNEISQLVVERSTIIAAILPQPDNESIQSKQTLHAFMAIFCNYLQKARAPRGEGYTWSESQDQILVQWNTGEECTMHILVVHAMIILLTYDPSDDPGLFNELLETWFPEKNEPPKAFLVDTSEEALLIPDWLKLRMIRSNVPRLVDAALKDLEPPQLVLFIQSFGIPVCSMSKLLHTLDAAVQIDPSSVGEAVLDKTYMAQLVEVQHRRGATGGLVFVQVLQLVEPPLPDESQFVFEKLQIRLPPSAMVQKQSLIQCSVKTEVPHLINRLFIENISTNQKVDAYRRLHKILTGDLQNPVNQNGTVVLAIQHICSVLSSMQVEQFLASLILMTQFSCTLMRIILSPLKKPSTPQHVFDLGRNMCLNLISLMGDIKAPILCILKDFANMQSSKDHQRKELAALTKNRDPLTILGNMDQLNLERVGRKLLDKCLKQQNNDVLVEAMAKLLVSDSNEGVIKPRTGLLIDWLAAVEPELLGTCTNLQMKLLFAKTAVKVKTDNSVVSSHACRPYLLTLLTHRASWATLHKCVGHLLDKCDNVYDPTAVLDFLWALTCNPKLWQGRDKFTPKHYIPEDILLLSEKQLLNLVTYLVNEAVVICNQQSRKAALNQMEGRLDLLLHCVSTEEKLICSVVKHLASQMEDFDGVHSDMAHQFLLHMYMKVPKVICYLDASQSKKFVSDAKITDWTGSVLDCTSHSLLTALAATPRQKSWVSKSQEFEVCARKMAAVHPILVLRQLPMLASSLMGRSYLDFGQFRTGHHLNLFVQVMGLLELLQPHLFNEEHRIAFEDTLENYFQCFQHYGPIKDLISLLNRFVALVQAYISHDAQKAMKYLYRHSHILHELQLQNPGLASLRTLMSGIPVPRDCEDEDGEEVIVAVVPPPPPPEPTIPQHWASLLATLNKLHGEEVFMALQEIEHLSSRKPSVLELVSDSISELILSPQGNIRSLAHTLLARALKHRPASNQNILAAFHRCLESPRADVLMSALDRLPDIVVCMQEHALPLMQKVFELGVNSNVNTIPHINKSIALLNIQQGC